CAAAAAGAATGTCCTGGAGTTCCGTAGAAATCATGGACGCGCCCCAGCCATCAGCCAAGGCGCAGCGGCTACCTTGCAGGATCAGATTTTCATAGTCCTGATCCGTTCCCATATGGGTGCGGTGCATCATTTCGGTAACTTCACGATCGATTCCACGCGGCAAGATACCAAGCTTTTTCCAAATTTCCTGTCTTTTGGCCGGAGCACGCTTTATAAAGGTCAGCCCGCCTTCCTGTTTGCCAAACTCGGCCAAGGCCTTTTCACCCAGTTCAATGGCAATATCCTTTATGCTTCGCCCCTCGGTCTTGATCTCAAAGAGTTGAGCGGTGGAAAGGAGTTTCCTCTCATCCTTTATCTCATAGGGCGCTTCTCCTTTGGCTGCCGCCAGAAACCCCATGACGGTCTCCCGCCCATGGTCAATATGGGCGGCAGCACCGGCGGCGATCATACGACAGAAATTACGAGCCGCTGTAGTCGCGGGCGTGGCTCCACAAATCCCTATAGACTCCGGGACACCTTCGATCATCATACAAGGCCCCATAGAACAGTTGCGGCAACAAGTGCCTCCTGCTCCGAACTGGCATCGGTCCAGACCCCTGCCCTCTATTCTCTGGACAAA
Above is a window of Thermodesulfobacteriota bacterium DNA encoding:
- a CDS encoding carbon monoxide dehydrogenase, whose amino-acid sequence is MDRKRMAFCPSICPGIECEASNEVLEFAGQKGVNTFVQRIEGRGLDRCQFGAGGTCCRNCSMGPCMMIEGVPESIGICGATPATTAARNFCRMIAAGAAAHIDHGRETVMGFLAAAKGEAPYEIKDERKLLSTAQLFEIKTEGRSIKDIAIELGEKALAEFGKQEGGLTFIKRAPAKRQEIWKKLGILPRGIDREVTEMMHRTHMGTDQDYENLILQGSRCALADGWGASMISTELQDILF